A genomic segment from Polyangium mundeleinium encodes:
- a CDS encoding alpha/beta hydrolase, producing the protein MSEPTVHLLGPFHVPGLSARHVRVYVPPRRSPMKPPVLYLFDGQNLFHDEPSFAGGWHLHDVGSRLAARGERVPVIVGIDHGGHERIEELSPFPTRTGPGRLELLLDWMRGGLGPHIEHHFGVSTDPADTGVGGSSMGGLAALYVHLRAPDRFGLAMSMSPSLQIGSGAIFDWIDSHPRPRASRIYLDAGALEAGGGLLRAAERLAYRFVERGYDPHSLKFVAAKRGAHNEKNWRRRAPGAIRFLFGRKWRR; encoded by the coding sequence ATGTCCGAACCCACCGTACATCTCCTCGGCCCGTTTCACGTCCCCGGCCTTTCGGCGCGCCATGTGCGCGTGTACGTCCCGCCGCGACGCTCGCCGATGAAGCCGCCCGTGCTCTACCTTTTCGACGGGCAGAACCTCTTCCACGACGAACCCTCGTTCGCCGGCGGCTGGCACCTGCATGACGTGGGGTCGCGGCTCGCGGCCCGCGGCGAGCGTGTGCCCGTGATCGTGGGCATCGACCACGGCGGGCACGAGCGCATCGAGGAGCTCTCGCCGTTCCCGACGCGCACGGGGCCCGGCAGGCTCGAGCTTTTGCTCGACTGGATGCGCGGCGGGCTCGGCCCCCATATCGAGCATCATTTCGGGGTATCGACGGATCCGGCCGACACGGGCGTCGGCGGCTCCTCGATGGGCGGGCTCGCCGCGCTTTATGTGCACCTCCGCGCGCCGGATCGGTTCGGGCTGGCGATGAGCATGTCGCCGTCGCTGCAGATCGGGAGCGGCGCGATCTTCGACTGGATCGATTCGCACCCGCGCCCGCGCGCCTCGCGCATCTACCTCGACGCGGGCGCGCTGGAGGCGGGCGGCGGCCTCTTGCGGGCGGCCGAGCGCCTCGCGTACAGGTTCGTCGAGCGAGGCTACGACCCGCATTCGCTGAAGTTCGTCGCGGCAAAGCGCGGCGCCCACAACGAAAAAAACTGGCGTCGGCGAGCGCCCGGCGCGATTCGATTCCTGTTCGGCCGGAAGTGGCGGCGCTGA
- a CDS encoding PAS domain-containing protein — translation MTTHRDPSAERFFRFQSAPCLEVDFDGGIVCANPAFCQVAGRSEDELQAAGLVALFAPDARVEASAALARGTTRDIVSFDLPLVRPEGDLRWLEWRGVSFAEHRLFRIVAHDVTALWRAEAEARERERFLGTLLGNLQGMVYRCRNDERYTMEFVSAGCELICGYKADELVGEAAGVSVAALIHPEDTERVWGEIHAAVAARIPYSLKYRIFPKSGELRWVEEEGRGVFDASGALVALEGFITDVTARMKAKQEIEDKLRVIAEQKEQIQHLSLPIIEVWDGVITLPVVGVLDDQRAERIMQGLLDTVVRTQSQHVIIDLTAVEEVDGAVAEHIVRILRAVQLLGADGALSGIQPKVAQALVSLSADLGGTRMWPDLRAALRACMRVPARAAGARPRGRTAGNA, via the coding sequence ATGACGACGCATCGAGATCCCAGTGCCGAGCGATTTTTCCGTTTCCAGTCCGCTCCCTGCCTCGAAGTGGATTTCGACGGGGGGATCGTCTGCGCGAACCCGGCGTTTTGTCAGGTCGCCGGGCGGAGCGAGGACGAGCTCCAAGCCGCGGGGCTCGTCGCGCTCTTCGCGCCGGACGCCCGCGTGGAGGCGTCGGCGGCGCTCGCGCGCGGGACGACACGGGACATCGTTTCCTTTGATCTCCCGCTCGTGCGGCCCGAGGGAGATCTGCGCTGGCTCGAATGGCGCGGGGTCTCCTTCGCCGAACATCGGCTCTTCCGCATTGTCGCGCACGACGTGACCGCGCTCTGGCGCGCGGAGGCCGAGGCGCGGGAGCGGGAGCGGTTCCTCGGCACGCTGCTCGGGAACCTGCAGGGCATGGTCTACCGGTGTCGCAACGACGAACGGTACACCATGGAGTTCGTGAGCGCGGGTTGTGAGCTCATCTGTGGGTACAAGGCCGACGAGCTGGTCGGCGAGGCCGCTGGGGTCTCGGTCGCCGCCCTCATCCACCCGGAGGACACCGAGCGCGTGTGGGGCGAAATTCATGCGGCGGTCGCAGCACGTATCCCCTACAGCCTGAAATATCGCATCTTTCCAAAATCCGGTGAGCTGCGATGGGTGGAGGAGGAGGGGCGCGGCGTATTCGACGCGTCGGGCGCGCTCGTCGCGCTCGAGGGGTTCATCACGGACGTGACGGCGCGCATGAAGGCGAAGCAGGAGATCGAGGACAAGCTCCGCGTCATCGCCGAGCAAAAGGAGCAGATCCAGCACCTCTCGTTACCGATCATCGAGGTATGGGACGGCGTGATCACGCTCCCCGTGGTGGGCGTGCTCGACGATCAGCGCGCCGAGCGAATCATGCAGGGATTGCTCGATACCGTGGTGCGGACGCAGAGCCAGCACGTGATCATCGATCTCACGGCGGTGGAGGAGGTCGACGGGGCCGTGGCCGAGCACATCGTGCGCATCCTGCGGGCCGTGCAGCTTCTTGGCGCCGACGGCGCGCTTTCGGGCATTCAGCCGAAGGTGGCGCAGGCGCTCGTCTCGCTTTCGGCCGACCTCGGCGGCACGCGCATGTGGCCGGATCTGCGCGCCGCGCTGCGCGCCTGCATGCGCGTGCCGGCGCGGGCGGCGGGCGCGCGGCCGCGGGGACGGACCGCGGGAAACGCGTGA
- a CDS encoding nitric oxide synthase oxygenase: MTHDVEGLIRGAGLLEGLGPDATNSLLERIVVQRYESGAQIVREGEIGDAAFVLVEGICQVFGARPGGGVIRLARLEPGALFGEQALLGRAGGRRAATVRATGPVAVARIAAQDFRNVLPPDHPRREALVRLGEEQLRDRLVQQSSLFRALRALGGAEGGEHDGLGAKLVTYERGEALFYQSEPADAVYVVISGAVGVYVEKDGRPQLLSRVEAGHCVGERGLLRRESRSATAVAEDPVTAFRVPGDRFLAILEQSAELREYFDSLESVYELPHRGFVTIFAGRFLGKPCITSLYHLPRGRHAVASHVPGEELHHLAVSEPGLEGPPDERGKYRFIDARRGLEREIVVTPNDGRILSFTARGDWVDLPKLYALALEGGSLSPWQCAAFTETGSIDLEAPPSLRPDDEIVCTCMRVRRRDLRRAILAGCNTPEAIRDRTRAGSACGACLPRIADMLGKSTWTSAEIVSATDVCPGVRAFRLVPRDGEVLHAEPGQHVVIQAEIDGRFIERPYTLSAPTSSGHYEITVKRLPGGVFSTWLFERRPEDALIRVSAPGGHFTMPPNDRPVVYLVAGIGVTPAIAACRAIREKGSARRVHVDYSAHSPASAPHADELHALAAACPNVTARIRFTEVWGRLGAAEIASLVETHPDADWFLCGPIPYLRAMSNLLLEQGVLDTHLHIEEFIAGSVVVAQPGRRPSLLAPATLVPPAHVPPLHLPPSFPTSLLPKPPPAVDISYAPSSSARPAAPPPTTPPSAPPPHASGMLPPAPGTLAPPSSAPASSPIPSSKSRADGVCPFAHGTHREDGLGVIPPVVAGQDTSVAEEARAYLAQFYREKGAPRAFEVRWAQVSAELQRTGTYVQTYDELSFGAKLAWRNSTRCIGRLFWNGLEVRDMRHLTDEDEILSALVEHIELATHGGNLRAMMTVLAPTNRAGEGPRIWNGQLLRYAGYPNPDGTVTGDPMNVELTTKALELGWKGGARTRFDLLPLIVKLPGREPRWMEIPRRVVREVPLAHPDLPWFASLGLRWYALPAVSELLLDIGGVKYPAAPFNGWYMATEIGARNFSDPYRYNMLPVIAERLGLDIQRSSSLWRDRAQVELVRAVVHSFERAGVKIVDHHTASEDFVQFAQAEQGQGRCVHLRWSWIVPPIGGSATSVFYMDEDRHPDVMLKPNLFYQPKPWTGAA, from the coding sequence ATGACCCACGACGTCGAAGGCTTGATCCGCGGGGCCGGCTTGCTCGAAGGCCTCGGGCCGGACGCGACGAACAGCCTGCTCGAGCGGATCGTCGTCCAGCGGTACGAATCCGGCGCGCAGATCGTGCGGGAGGGTGAAATCGGGGACGCGGCCTTCGTCCTGGTCGAGGGCATTTGCCAGGTGTTCGGCGCGCGGCCGGGCGGCGGCGTGATCCGCCTGGCCCGCCTCGAACCCGGCGCGCTCTTCGGCGAGCAGGCCCTGCTCGGCCGCGCGGGCGGACGAAGGGCGGCCACCGTACGCGCGACGGGCCCCGTCGCCGTGGCCCGCATCGCCGCCCAGGATTTCCGCAATGTCCTTCCGCCCGACCACCCGCGCCGCGAGGCCCTCGTGCGCCTCGGCGAGGAGCAGCTCCGCGACCGGCTCGTGCAGCAGTCGAGCTTGTTCCGAGCATTGCGTGCGCTCGGGGGGGCCGAGGGCGGCGAACACGACGGACTCGGCGCCAAGCTCGTCACGTACGAGCGCGGCGAGGCGCTTTTTTATCAGAGCGAGCCCGCCGACGCGGTGTACGTCGTCATCTCCGGGGCCGTCGGCGTATATGTCGAGAAAGACGGGCGCCCGCAGCTCCTCTCGCGCGTCGAGGCTGGCCATTGCGTCGGCGAGCGGGGCCTCTTGCGCCGCGAATCCCGCTCGGCCACCGCCGTCGCCGAGGACCCGGTCACGGCCTTCCGCGTGCCCGGCGATCGATTCCTCGCGATCCTCGAGCAATCCGCCGAGCTACGCGAGTATTTCGACAGCCTGGAGAGCGTGTACGAGCTGCCCCACCGCGGGTTCGTCACCATCTTCGCGGGCAGGTTCCTGGGCAAACCCTGCATCACCTCGTTGTATCACCTGCCCCGCGGCCGCCACGCCGTCGCCTCGCACGTCCCGGGCGAGGAACTCCACCACCTCGCCGTCAGCGAGCCGGGACTCGAAGGCCCGCCCGACGAGCGCGGAAAATACCGATTCATCGACGCGCGCCGCGGCCTCGAACGCGAAATCGTGGTCACGCCCAACGACGGCCGTATCCTCTCGTTCACCGCCCGCGGCGACTGGGTCGATCTCCCCAAGCTCTACGCGCTCGCCCTCGAAGGCGGCTCCCTCTCGCCCTGGCAATGCGCGGCCTTCACCGAGACGGGCTCGATCGACCTCGAAGCGCCGCCCTCGCTCCGGCCCGACGACGAAATCGTCTGCACCTGCATGCGCGTGCGCAGGCGCGACCTCCGCCGCGCCATCCTCGCCGGCTGCAATACACCCGAGGCCATCCGCGACCGCACCCGCGCCGGCAGTGCCTGCGGCGCGTGCCTGCCCCGTATTGCCGACATGCTCGGCAAGAGCACCTGGACCTCGGCCGAGATCGTCTCCGCCACCGACGTTTGTCCGGGCGTACGCGCGTTCCGCCTCGTCCCCCGTGACGGCGAGGTCCTCCACGCCGAGCCGGGCCAGCACGTCGTCATCCAGGCCGAGATCGACGGCCGCTTCATCGAACGCCCGTATACCCTCTCGGCGCCCACGTCGAGCGGCCATTACGAGATCACGGTCAAGCGGCTCCCGGGCGGCGTGTTCTCTACCTGGCTCTTCGAGCGCCGCCCCGAGGACGCGCTCATCCGCGTCTCCGCGCCCGGCGGCCATTTCACGATGCCGCCGAACGATCGGCCCGTCGTGTACCTCGTCGCCGGCATCGGCGTGACGCCCGCCATCGCGGCGTGCCGCGCGATCCGCGAAAAGGGCAGCGCGCGGCGCGTCCACGTCGATTACTCGGCGCACAGCCCCGCCTCGGCCCCTCATGCCGACGAGCTCCACGCGCTCGCCGCCGCTTGCCCGAACGTCACGGCCCGCATTCGTTTCACCGAGGTATGGGGCCGGCTCGGCGCCGCCGAGATCGCCTCGCTCGTCGAGACCCACCCCGACGCCGATTGGTTCCTCTGCGGCCCCATCCCGTATCTACGCGCGATGAGCAACCTCCTGCTCGAACAGGGCGTGCTCGATACGCATCTCCACATCGAGGAGTTCATCGCGGGCAGCGTCGTCGTCGCGCAGCCCGGCCGCAGGCCCTCCTTGCTCGCACCTGCGACGCTCGTGCCCCCCGCGCACGTGCCGCCTTTGCACCTGCCGCCTTCGTTTCCCACGAGCCTCCTGCCGAAACCCCCGCCGGCCGTCGACATCTCGTATGCGCCGAGCTCGTCCGCGCGCCCCGCCGCGCCGCCCCCCACGACGCCGCCGAGCGCCCCTCCACCGCACGCCTCGGGCATGCTCCCGCCGGCCCCGGGCACCCTTGCGCCGCCCTCGTCCGCCCCCGCCTCGTCGCCGATTCCCTCCTCCAAATCACGCGCGGATGGCGTTTGTCCCTTTGCGCACGGCACGCACCGGGAGGACGGCCTCGGCGTCATTCCGCCCGTCGTCGCAGGGCAGGACACGAGCGTCGCCGAGGAGGCGCGGGCCTATCTCGCCCAGTTTTACCGGGAAAAAGGCGCGCCCCGGGCGTTCGAGGTCCGATGGGCCCAGGTCTCCGCCGAGCTCCAGCGCACGGGCACCTACGTCCAGACCTACGACGAGCTTTCCTTCGGCGCCAAACTCGCCTGGCGCAACTCCACCCGCTGCATCGGGCGCCTCTTCTGGAACGGGCTCGAAGTGCGCGACATGCGCCATCTCACGGACGAGGACGAGATCCTCTCGGCCCTGGTCGAGCACATCGAGCTCGCCACGCACGGCGGAAACCTACGCGCCATGATGACCGTCCTCGCCCCGACCAACCGCGCCGGCGAGGGGCCACGCATCTGGAACGGCCAGCTCCTGCGTTATGCGGGATACCCAAACCCGGACGGCACCGTCACCGGGGATCCGATGAACGTCGAGCTCACCACGAAGGCGCTCGAGCTCGGCTGGAAAGGCGGCGCACGCACGCGCTTCGACCTGCTCCCGCTCATCGTAAAGCTCCCTGGCCGCGAGCCGCGCTGGATGGAGATCCCTCGGCGCGTCGTGCGCGAGGTGCCGCTCGCGCATCCCGATCTGCCGTGGTTCGCCTCGCTCGGGCTCCGCTGGTACGCGCTTCCGGCCGTCTCCGAGCTCCTGCTCGACATCGGCGGCGTGAAATATCCTGCCGCGCCTTTCAACGGCTGGTACATGGCGACCGAGATCGGCGCGCGCAATTTCAGCGATCCCTATCGGTACAACATGCTCCCTGTGATCGCCGAGCGGCTCGGGCTCGACATCCAGCGATCCTCCTCGCTCTGGCGCGACCGCGCGCAGGTCGAGCTCGTACGGGCCGTCGTGCACTCGTTCGAGCGCGCGGGCGTGAAGATCGTCGACCACCACACAGCCTCCGAGGATTTCGTGCAGTTTGCCCAGGCCGAGCAAGGCCAGGGCCGCTGCGTGCACCTGCGCTGGAGCTGGATCGTCCCGCCCATCGGCGGCAGCGCGACGTCGGTGTTCTACATGGATGAGGACCGTCACCCCGACGTCATGCTCAAGCCGAACCTCTTCTATCAACCGAAGCCCTGGACCGGGGCCGCCTGA
- a CDS encoding enoyl-CoA hydratase/isomerase family protein yields MPDVHLERDGAVATLVLDDARRKNAMSPELGDALAARVREISRDASVRAVVLAGAGDAFSAGGDLAMLERLRAASFAEARAFMLGFYHRYLSITELDVPVVAAVRGPAIGAGLCVALAADLVVVDEDSRLALNFASLGLHPGMGATYLVPRRAGAERAAELLLTGRRFTGRDAAAWGMALEALPGDRVRPRAAELAAQIAESAPLVVHALKRSLGIHRGALAEALDREAYEQAVSYASEDLGEGLKAASEKRKPAFSGR; encoded by the coding sequence ATGCCCGACGTCCACCTCGAACGCGACGGCGCCGTCGCCACGCTCGTCCTCGACGACGCCCGCCGCAAAAACGCCATGAGCCCCGAACTCGGGGACGCACTCGCCGCGCGCGTCCGCGAGATCTCGCGTGATGCCTCCGTGCGCGCCGTCGTGCTCGCGGGCGCGGGCGACGCGTTTTCCGCGGGCGGCGACCTCGCCATGCTCGAACGCCTGCGCGCCGCGAGCTTCGCGGAGGCGCGGGCCTTCATGCTCGGGTTTTACCATCGGTATCTGTCGATCACGGAACTCGATGTGCCCGTCGTCGCGGCCGTGCGGGGCCCGGCGATCGGCGCGGGGCTCTGCGTCGCGCTCGCCGCCGACCTCGTCGTCGTCGACGAAGACAGCCGGCTCGCGCTGAATTTCGCCTCGCTCGGCCTGCACCCGGGGATGGGCGCGACGTACCTCGTTCCACGCCGCGCGGGCGCCGAGCGCGCCGCGGAGCTTCTGCTCACCGGCCGCCGCTTCACGGGGCGCGACGCCGCCGCCTGGGGCATGGCCCTCGAAGCGCTCCCCGGCGATCGCGTGCGCCCCCGCGCCGCCGAGCTCGCCGCGCAGATCGCGGAATCAGCCCCGCTCGTGGTGCACGCGCTGAAACGATCCCTCGGCATTCACCGCGGCGCGCTCGCTGAGGCCCTCGACCGCGAGGCCTACGAGCAGGCCGTGAGTTATGCGAGCGAGGATCTCGGCGAAGGCCTCAAGGCCGCGAGCGAGAAACGAAAGCCTGCCTTCTCCGGTCGCTGA
- a CDS encoding aldehyde dehydrogenase family protein — protein sequence MTVSVAEDRPVSRVEPSHNDLDRALAELGDSARAFARLPPRDKARLLREEVLPRVEAAALRMVQASCLEKGIDPAAPIAGEEWLAGPCTIASNVAALADALDQIAARGAPRLPFRAVREDDGRTKVRVFPMRGSDGALLSGFTCDVHLERGVRRADVRAEQAAFYRQADPEGGVSLVLGAGNVASIGPMDTLHTLFNEGRVVLLKTSPVNAYLGPILEDMLAPLVSRGFVRIVHGGPEVGSYLASHRLVSHVHITGSQHTHDIIVWGKPGAEQDARRAANDPVLKKPITSELGNVSPVVVVPYLYAEDELWFQARSIATQIVNNASFNCNAAKMLVLARGWAQRDLFLDKLQQALGEVRPRKAYYPGAPLRHASLVKGHDHVRLVGEASPGTLPWTMITDLDAADAREPLFSTEPFCGIVSEVSVGSQDPAEFLAAATRFCNETLWGTLSASIVCPNILEEDPVVGAALERAIDELRYGAVAVNHWPGLVYGTVTAPWGGHPSVTLADVKSGIGFVHNTVMLGRIEKAVLRGPLKTFPRPPFFYDHRNMAVTAERLLRYYARPGWGRIPAVAMAALRG from the coding sequence ATGACCGTCAGCGTCGCCGAAGACCGCCCCGTGTCCCGCGTGGAGCCCAGCCACAACGACCTCGACCGCGCCCTCGCCGAGCTCGGTGACAGCGCCCGCGCCTTCGCGCGTTTGCCCCCGCGGGACAAGGCCCGGCTCCTGCGCGAGGAGGTCCTGCCGCGCGTCGAGGCCGCCGCCCTGCGAATGGTCCAGGCGAGCTGCCTCGAAAAAGGCATCGACCCCGCCGCCCCCATCGCCGGCGAGGAGTGGCTCGCCGGCCCCTGCACCATCGCGAGCAACGTCGCCGCCCTCGCCGACGCCCTCGACCAGATCGCCGCGCGCGGCGCGCCCCGCCTGCCCTTCCGCGCCGTCCGTGAAGACGACGGCCGCACGAAGGTCCGCGTCTTCCCCATGCGCGGCTCGGACGGCGCGCTGCTCTCGGGGTTCACCTGCGACGTACACCTCGAACGTGGCGTCCGCCGCGCCGATGTCCGCGCCGAGCAGGCCGCGTTTTACCGGCAAGCCGACCCCGAGGGCGGCGTCTCGCTCGTGCTCGGCGCGGGCAACGTCGCGAGCATCGGGCCGATGGATACGCTGCACACCCTCTTCAACGAGGGCCGTGTCGTCCTCCTGAAGACGAGCCCGGTCAACGCGTACCTCGGGCCGATCCTCGAAGACATGCTCGCGCCGCTCGTCTCGCGCGGGTTCGTCCGGATCGTGCACGGCGGGCCGGAGGTCGGCAGCTACCTCGCGTCGCATCGCCTGGTCTCGCATGTGCACATCACGGGCTCGCAGCACACGCACGACATCATCGTGTGGGGCAAACCCGGGGCGGAGCAGGACGCCCGGCGCGCGGCGAACGATCCCGTCCTGAAGAAGCCCATCACCTCGGAGCTCGGCAACGTGAGCCCCGTCGTCGTCGTGCCGTACCTCTACGCCGAGGACGAGCTCTGGTTCCAGGCACGCAGCATCGCCACGCAGATCGTCAACAACGCCTCGTTCAACTGCAACGCCGCCAAGATGCTCGTCCTCGCCCGCGGCTGGGCGCAGCGGGACCTGTTCCTCGACAAACTCCAGCAGGCCCTCGGCGAGGTTCGCCCGAGGAAGGCGTATTACCCGGGCGCGCCGCTGCGCCACGCTTCGCTCGTGAAGGGGCACGACCACGTCCGCTTGGTCGGCGAGGCGAGCCCCGGGACCTTGCCCTGGACGATGATCACCGATCTCGACGCGGCGGACGCGCGCGAGCCGCTGTTTTCGACCGAGCCCTTCTGCGGCATCGTCAGCGAGGTGTCGGTCGGCTCCCAGGATCCGGCCGAGTTCCTCGCCGCCGCGACGCGCTTCTGCAACGAAACCCTTTGGGGCACGCTCTCCGCGTCGATCGTTTGTCCGAACATTCTGGAAGAAGATCCTGTCGTCGGGGCTGCCTTGGAGCGTGCCATCGACGAGCTCCGTTATGGCGCCGTCGCCGTGAATCACTGGCCCGGCCTGGTGTACGGGACCGTCACGGCGCCCTGGGGGGGTCATCCGAGCGTGACGCTCGCCGACGTGAAGAGCGGCATCGGATTCGTCCACAACACCGTCATGCTCGGGCGTATCGAGAAGGCGGTTCTTCGGGGACCGCTGAAGACGTTTCCACGGCCACCCTTCTTCTACGATCACCGCAATATGGCCGTCACGGCGGAGCGGCTGCTTCGGTATTATGCCCGCCCTGGATGGGGGCGTATCCCGGCTGTCGCAATGGCGGCGTTGCGCGGTTGA
- a CDS encoding monooxygenase, with translation MLAFDGVRIACVLVGLGVVAGCTNGGSSGGPGTPAAGGPTYHRDVKPLVDTKCGKCHAEGGVGPFALTTYEEVQAMRGAVEAAVVAKTMPPWPADNDCNDYLGDRSLTDEQIGTITRWIADGAPEGNPADAPVPVEDTAETLSRIDLELPIPEAYTPKISPDDYHCFFVDWPAQETTYITGLGVEPGERPIVHHVIAFVAKPDKLADFQALDDAEPGVGWTCYGGPGGGPSSAGWVGAWVPGSTGADYPEGTGIEIPPGSKLIVQMHYNTLSAAPVPDRTKILVRTDKTVEKKAAIMPFTKISWVTQQTMTLPAHTSDIVHEVTADPTAYLSLATGGALPSNTPVNIYSGGLHMHTRGKSSSLQLVRGGAEECLLDIPDWNFHWQGSYRLKAPTRFEPGDQLHLKCTWDNPEMYDINWGEGTNDEMCLGTVYVTE, from the coding sequence ATGCTTGCTTTCGACGGCGTCCGGATTGCGTGTGTGCTCGTGGGGCTCGGCGTTGTGGCGGGTTGCACGAATGGTGGAAGCAGCGGCGGGCCGGGCACGCCCGCGGCGGGGGGACCGACGTACCATCGCGACGTGAAGCCGCTCGTCGACACGAAATGCGGAAAATGCCACGCCGAGGGCGGCGTCGGCCCCTTCGCGCTCACGACGTACGAGGAGGTGCAGGCGATGCGCGGGGCCGTCGAGGCCGCCGTCGTGGCGAAAACGATGCCGCCCTGGCCCGCGGACAACGATTGCAACGATTACCTCGGCGATCGCTCGCTCACGGACGAGCAGATCGGCACGATCACGCGCTGGATAGCGGACGGGGCGCCCGAGGGCAACCCCGCGGACGCGCCCGTGCCCGTGGAGGACACCGCGGAGACGCTCTCCCGCATCGACCTCGAATTGCCGATTCCCGAGGCCTACACGCCGAAAATCTCGCCGGACGATTACCATTGCTTCTTCGTCGACTGGCCCGCGCAGGAGACGACGTACATCACGGGCCTCGGCGTCGAGCCCGGCGAGCGGCCGATCGTCCATCACGTCATCGCGTTCGTGGCGAAGCCGGACAAACTCGCGGATTTTCAGGCGCTCGACGACGCCGAGCCGGGCGTCGGCTGGACCTGCTATGGCGGCCCCGGCGGCGGGCCTTCGTCTGCGGGCTGGGTCGGCGCGTGGGTGCCTGGCAGCACCGGCGCCGATTATCCGGAGGGCACGGGCATCGAGATTCCCCCGGGCTCGAAGCTCATCGTGCAAATGCATTACAACACGTTGTCGGCGGCGCCGGTCCCGGATCGGACGAAGATCCTCGTGCGCACGGACAAGACCGTGGAGAAGAAGGCCGCGATCATGCCGTTCACGAAGATCTCCTGGGTCACGCAGCAGACGATGACGCTCCCCGCGCACACGAGCGACATCGTCCACGAGGTCACGGCCGATCCGACGGCGTACTTGAGCCTCGCCACGGGCGGCGCGCTGCCGTCGAACACGCCCGTCAACATTTACAGCGGCGGCTTGCACATGCACACGCGCGGCAAAAGCAGCTCGCTCCAGCTCGTGCGCGGCGGCGCGGAGGAATGCCTCCTCGACATCCCGGACTGGAATTTCCACTGGCAGGGGAGCTATCGCCTGAAGGCGCCCACCCGCTTCGAGCCGGGCGATCAACTCCACCTGAAGTGCACCTGGGACAACCCCGAGATGTACGACATCAACTGGGGCGAGGGGACGAACGACGAGATGTGCCTCGGCACCGTCTACGTCACCGAGTGA
- a CDS encoding DedA family protein has translation MEHLIQVYGYVAVLIGTFLEGETVAMLGGFAAHQQHLRFSWVVLTAFVGSATGDQIAYFLGKRFGRSFVDRRPKLGAHLARATALLERYPTLFIFGFRFIYGIRNVAPVAIALSRIPTARFLVLNAMAAALWAVVVAGAGYLFGQAVESARGKLHAWDERLAMGAVLAAISIFGFNLLRERVFRRQTASKGR, from the coding sequence GTGGAGCATCTCATTCAAGTGTACGGGTACGTCGCCGTGCTCATCGGCACGTTCCTCGAAGGCGAGACCGTGGCGATGCTCGGGGGCTTTGCGGCCCACCAGCAGCATCTGCGATTTTCCTGGGTCGTCTTGACGGCGTTCGTCGGGTCCGCCACGGGCGACCAGATCGCGTATTTCCTCGGCAAGCGCTTCGGGCGTTCCTTCGTCGATCGGCGTCCGAAGCTCGGGGCGCATCTCGCGCGGGCGACGGCGCTCCTGGAGCGTTACCCGACGTTGTTCATTTTCGGCTTCCGCTTCATTTACGGGATCCGCAACGTGGCGCCGGTCGCGATTGCCCTGAGCCGCATCCCGACCGCCCGTTTCCTCGTGCTGAATGCGATGGCGGCGGCGCTGTGGGCCGTGGTCGTGGCAGGGGCGGGGTATCTGTTCGGGCAGGCGGTCGAGTCGGCGCGGGGGAAACTACACGCCTGGGACGAGCGGCTCGCGATGGGCGCGGTGCTCGCGGCGATTTCGATCTTCGGATTCAATCTGCTGCGGGAGAGGGTGTTTCGGCGGCAGACGGCTTCGAAGGGGCGGTGA
- a CDS encoding TetR/AcrR family transcriptional regulator encodes MTHAKEPATQTQADGRHARAERTREAIVEALLALLSEGVVRPSAEQIAERAGVSRRAIFNHFTDLDDLLACAARRRMETVMALWPKLSREGTAAERARALAEGICRFHELVAPVRRAAVLFSYDSAFLAGQLREAARMHRAAIRAVFEPEIEAAPEEMRGVLLGGLAAAASFLMWEELRRNQELSVDEATRAVWIELEGMLERAARNQPR; translated from the coding sequence GTGACCCACGCGAAGGAGCCCGCCACGCAGACGCAGGCCGATGGGCGACACGCGCGGGCCGAGCGCACGCGGGAGGCGATCGTGGAGGCGCTGCTCGCGCTGCTTTCAGAGGGCGTCGTGCGTCCTTCGGCCGAGCAAATCGCCGAGCGCGCGGGGGTGTCGCGGCGGGCGATCTTCAACCATTTCACGGACCTCGACGACCTGCTCGCGTGTGCGGCGCGGCGCCGGATGGAGACGGTCATGGCGCTCTGGCCGAAGCTCTCGCGGGAGGGGACGGCGGCGGAGCGGGCGCGAGCCCTCGCCGAGGGGATTTGTCGGTTCCACGAGCTCGTCGCGCCCGTGCGCCGCGCGGCTGTGCTGTTCTCATACGACTCGGCATTCCTCGCGGGACAGCTCCGCGAGGCAGCGCGCATGCACCGGGCCGCCATTCGCGCGGTGTTCGAGCCCGAGATCGAGGCGGCGCCGGAGGAGATGCGGGGCGTGCTGCTCGGGGGTCTCGCGGCGGCGGCGAGTTTTTTGATGTGGGAGGAGCTCCGGAGGAACCAGGAGCTCTCGGTGGACGAGGCCACCCGCGCCGTGTGGATCGAGCTCGAAGGAATGCTCGAGCGCGCGGCGCGGAATCAACCGCGGTAA